Proteins encoded together in one Cicer arietinum cultivar CDC Frontier isolate Library 1 chromosome 4, Cicar.CDCFrontier_v2.0, whole genome shotgun sequence window:
- the LOC101490589 gene encoding heavy metal-associated isoprenylated plant protein 37, translating to MTKEEDFKLLKIQTCVLKVNIHCDGCKQKVKKLLQRIEGVYQVQIDAEQQKVTVSGSVDSATLIKKLVRSGKYAELWSQKTNNHQNQNQNQKQKNNNVKDDKNKGQKQVQALKIPAFSSEEDGEYYEDFEDDEDDEDEEMKFIREKANHLQMLRQQQATDANNVKKSIGAKMNNGGNKKGDANQNMGMKGSGVGVDQKTMAALKLNNGHLSSVESFNLGESKRSSDIGAIMNLAGFNGNSNGVGSATVLGGNSNSNGLGGFSIQSNNNNNNNMIQGSSASIPNGGYFTGQYPSSMLMNMNGFNNHPSPLMMNMNMQARHGMQQQQPQMMYQRSPFIPSNTGYYYNSNYYNSNYSPGNYTYALPSYPTDDHSVAAHMFSDDNTSSSCSIM from the exons ATGACTAAAGAAGAAGACTTTAAGCTCCTTAAAATCCAG ACTTGTGTTCTCAAAGTGAACATTCACTGTGATGGTTGTAAGCAGAAAGTGAAGAAACTCCTTCAGAGAATTGAAG GTGTTTACCAAGTTCAAATAGATGCAGAACAACAGAAGGTAACAGTTTCAGGTAGTGTGGATTCAGCTACTTTGATCAAGAAACTGGTAAGATCTGGTAAATATGCTGAGCTCTGGTCTCAAAAAACTAATAATCATcagaatcagaatcagaatcaaAAGCAGAAGAACAACAATGTTAAAGATGACAAGAACAAAGGACAAAAACAAGTACAAGCCTTAAAAATTCCTGCTTTTAGTTCCGAAGAGGATGGTGAATATTACGAGGACTTTGAAGACGACGAAGATGATGAAGACGAAGAGATGAAGTTTATCAGAGAGAAGGCAAATCATCTTCAAATGCTGAGGCAACAGCAAGCAACTGATGCAAACAATGTGAAGAAAAGTATTGGAGCTAAGATGAACAATGGTGGCAATAAGAAAGGAGATGCAAATCAGAATATGGGAATGAAGGGAAGTGGTGTTGGGGTTGATCAGAAAACAATGGCAGCCCTGAAGTTGAACAATGGTCATTTAAGTAGTGTTGAAAGTTTCAACCTTGGAGAATCTAAAAGGTCTAGTGACATTGGTGCTATAATGAATTTAGCTGGTTTCAACGGAAATAGTAATGGTGTTGGTAGTGCTACTGTTTTAGGTGGAAATTCCAATTCTAATGGTTTAGGAGGCTTTTCTATTCAgtccaataataataataataataatatgattcaAGGTTCATCTGCATCAATTCCAAATGGTGGTTATTTTACTGGACAATATCCATCATCTATGTTGATGAACATGAATGGTTTCAATAACCATCCATCACCACTTATGATGAACATGAATATGCAAGCAAGGCATGGTATGCAACAACAACAGCCTCAGATGATGTATCAAAGGTCACCTTTTATCCCTTCTAACACTGGCTATTACTATAACAGTAATTATTACAATAGTAACTATAGCCCTGGAAATTACACCTATGCTTTGCCTAGTTATCCAACAGATGATCACTCTGTAGCAGCACACATGTTCAGCGATGACAATACTTCAAGCAGCTGTTCAATAATGTAG